In a single window of the Acaryochloris thomasi RCC1774 genome:
- a CDS encoding DUF4113 domain-containing protein, with protein MEELALLQSVDMHSIKAAEKLRSQNSVCSAIQVSIGTGRHNPNEEYFSQSALAKFAVPTADTRKLINAAGQALRRIYRKGPHYAKAGVMLLDISQANTMQGHLFQERNSEKAITLMNTVDQLNRLYGRRAVFFASEGCDQQWAMKRQRMTQAYTTRWEDLPVVR; from the coding sequence GTGGAGGAGCTAGCACTGCTGCAGTCTGTGGACATGCACTCGATCAAGGCAGCGGAGAAGTTGCGATCGCAGAACTCAGTCTGTAGTGCAATTCAGGTTTCCATTGGCACTGGACGACATAATCCCAATGAGGAGTATTTCTCGCAGTCGGCCTTAGCGAAGTTCGCGGTGCCGACTGCTGACACGCGCAAGCTGATCAATGCGGCAGGGCAAGCACTCCGGCGAATCTACAGGAAAGGGCCACACTATGCCAAAGCGGGGGTGATGCTGCTGGATATCTCCCAGGCCAACACGATGCAGGGACATCTCTTTCAAGAGAGGAACAGCGAGAAGGCGATCACGCTCATGAATACGGTCGATCAGCTCAATCGTCTGTATGGCCGCAGGGCGGTCTTCTTTGCTAGCGAGGGTTGCGATCAGCAGTGGGCGATGAAGCGGCAGCGGATGACGCAGGCGTATACGACGCGGTGGGAGGATTTGCCGGTGGTGAGATAG